A region of Geobacillus sp. 46C-IIa DNA encodes the following proteins:
- the bshB2 gene encoding bacillithiol biosynthesis deacetylase BshB2: MNERHVLVVFPHPDDEAFGVSGTIAQHVQSGTPVTYACLTLGEMGRNMGVPPFANRETLPLIRRQELEEACRVLGIHDLRLLGYRDKTVEFEDEEELADRIAAIAAETNPSLVITFYPGYSVHPDHDACGAAVIRALKRWPKEQRPTVYCVAFAKNCEQDLGQPDVVRDVSSVIDTKLAAIRAHRSQTEGLMQAASKRGDALAWLKTERFWTYQWDD, from the coding sequence ATGAACGAACGACATGTACTCGTTGTCTTTCCCCACCCGGACGATGAGGCGTTCGGCGTCTCGGGAACGATCGCCCAGCATGTGCAAAGCGGCACACCGGTGACATACGCCTGCTTGACGCTTGGCGAAATGGGGCGGAATATGGGCGTGCCCCCGTTTGCCAATCGCGAAACGTTGCCGTTAATTCGTAGACAAGAACTAGAGGAAGCGTGCCGCGTTCTCGGCATTCACGATTTGCGCTTGCTCGGCTATCGCGACAAAACAGTCGAATTTGAAGATGAAGAAGAACTGGCCGACCGGATTGCCGCCATCGCAGCAGAAACGAATCCGTCGCTTGTCATTACGTTTTATCCCGGTTACAGCGTCCATCCCGACCATGATGCATGCGGGGCTGCTGTCATTCGCGCGTTGAAGCGGTGGCCAAAAGAACAACGGCCGACCGTTTATTGCGTTGCCTTTGCCAAGAACTGCGAGCAAGATCTCGGCCAGCCGGACGTCGTCCGCGATGTCAGCTCGGTGATTGATACGAAACTCGCCGCCATTCGCGCTCACCGCTCGCAAACGGAAGGGCTGATGCAGGCGGCTTCAAAACGCGGCGACGCGCTCGCCTGGCTGAAAACAGAGCGGTTTTGGACGTACCAGTGGGACGATTAG
- a CDS encoding PhzF family phenazine biosynthesis protein has protein sequence MRIPMYIVDAFTDQPFAGNPAAVCLLPQPARDEWMQRVAAEMNLSETAFVVPHEGGYRLRWFTPKAEVDLCGHATLASAHVLWERGQRRRGEAIAFFTNSGVLTAINNDGWIRLDFPSEAPMLDESPPAVLTDALAAKPLFIGRNRFDYLVEVDSEQTVYELQPDFRLLQQVDARGVIVTSCSSAGEADFVSRAFFPAIGVPEDPVTGSAHCCLGPYWADRLGKTTLVGHQVSSRGGIVRVTVAGKRVHLEGKAVTVLKGELTDEAGIFL, from the coding sequence TTGAGGATTCCGATGTACATTGTTGATGCGTTCACCGATCAGCCGTTTGCCGGCAACCCGGCGGCCGTCTGCCTGTTGCCGCAGCCGGCCCGTGATGAGTGGATGCAGCGTGTTGCCGCAGAAATGAATTTGTCTGAGACAGCCTTTGTCGTTCCGCACGAGGGCGGTTACCGTCTGCGCTGGTTTACCCCTAAGGCAGAGGTTGATTTGTGCGGTCATGCAACTTTGGCGAGTGCCCATGTGCTGTGGGAGCGCGGGCAGCGCCGCCGGGGTGAAGCGATTGCCTTTTTCACGAACAGCGGTGTATTGACGGCTATAAACAATGACGGATGGATTCGACTTGATTTTCCGAGTGAAGCCCCGATGTTGGACGAGTCGCCTCCCGCGGTGCTCACTGACGCCTTGGCGGCAAAGCCGCTGTTTATCGGGAGAAACCGGTTTGACTATTTAGTGGAAGTTGATTCGGAACAAACCGTGTATGAACTGCAGCCGGATTTTCGCTTGCTTCAACAAGTGGACGCCCGGGGTGTGATCGTAACAAGCTGCTCGTCAGCGGGAGAAGCGGACTTTGTGTCGCGGGCCTTTTTTCCGGCTATCGGTGTGCCCGAAGATCCCGTCACCGGTTCGGCGCACTGCTGCCTTGGACCGTATTGGGCGGACAGGCTCGGGAAAACGACGCTCGTTGGCCATCAAGTTTCATCCCGCGGCGGTATTGTGCGGGTGACGGTGGCAGGGAAAAGGGTGCATCTTGAAGGAAAAGCGGTCACCGTGCTGAAGGGAGAATTGACCGATGAAGCGGGGATTTTCCTGTAG
- a CDS encoding bifunctional precorrin-2 dehydrogenase/sirohydrochlorin ferrochelatase, producing the protein MGYPVILQVRGRRAVVVGGGKVAARKIHGLLEAGAEIVMIAPEAERELQALAAEGVIVWKKKRFDRDDLAGAFLVIAATNDREVNEAVAQAAAPGQLVNVVDDPERCDFHVPAVVRRGPLTIAVSTEGASPAVARRIRRELEEQYGEEYGPYLEFLQRARDIVLREVDDAEGRKRLFRALAADSFRQNGRWDEKFAHLLKKEKERIRERKDENG; encoded by the coding sequence ATGGGATATCCGGTCATTCTTCAGGTGCGCGGCCGCCGGGCGGTCGTTGTTGGCGGGGGGAAGGTGGCGGCAAGGAAAATTCATGGATTGTTAGAGGCAGGGGCGGAAATCGTCATGATTGCGCCTGAAGCGGAGCGGGAGCTTCAAGCGTTGGCCGCCGAGGGAGTGATCGTTTGGAAGAAGAAGCGATTTGACCGAGACGATTTGGCAGGAGCGTTTTTGGTGATTGCCGCGACGAATGATCGCGAGGTGAATGAAGCGGTGGCACAGGCGGCAGCGCCCGGGCAACTCGTCAATGTCGTGGATGACCCGGAGCGGTGTGATTTTCACGTTCCCGCTGTCGTCCGCCGCGGTCCATTAACGATCGCTGTCTCGACTGAAGGTGCAAGCCCGGCGGTCGCTCGCCGCATTCGTCGCGAGCTTGAGGAGCAGTATGGGGAAGAGTACGGGCCGTATCTTGAGTTTTTGCAACGGGCTCGCGACATTGTATTGCGCGAAGTGGATGACGCCGAGGGACGAAAACGGCTGTTTCGGGCGCTCGCTGCCGATTCGTTCCGACAAAACGGCCGTTGGGATGAGAAATTCGCACACCTGTTGAAGAAAGAAAAAGAACGAATCCGAGAAAGAAAGGATGAGAATGGTTGA
- a CDS encoding DnaJ family domain-containing protein, whose translation MDGFWRIAEEKIREAMKNGEFDHLPGFGKPLELEDISHIPEELRLGYLLLKNAGYVTEETELRKELMTLEDLLRCCEDDEKKQELTKKWTEKQLRFAELMKKRQQTNSKALRDYGRRIEEKFR comes from the coding sequence ATGGATGGATTTTGGCGCATTGCCGAAGAGAAAATTCGCGAGGCGATGAAAAATGGCGAGTTTGATCACTTGCCCGGTTTTGGAAAGCCGCTCGAGCTTGAGGATATTTCTCATATTCCCGAAGAGTTGCGGCTCGGGTATTTGTTGCTGAAAAATGCCGGGTATGTGACGGAAGAGACGGAATTGCGAAAAGAACTGATGACGCTTGAAGATTTGCTTCGCTGTTGCGAGGATGACGAGAAAAAACAAGAGCTTACGAAAAAATGGACGGAAAAACAACTCCGCTTTGCTGAACTGATGAAAAAGCGGCAGCAGACGAACTCAAAGGCGCTGCGCGATTACGGGCGGCGCATTGAGGAAAAATTCCGCTAG